From a single Streptomyces sp. 1331.2 genomic region:
- a CDS encoding glycosyltransferase family 2 protein → MPALHGTAMPAPDAGPRPTPPDPDLRLPRPPDDEELYWYFGPQRRWVLLCATLSYAGATATLGLFALSKPLLWPFLLLTVLNAATWLLSLTDGQRARRYTRDSHDLLMRAWQPAHHPGVDLLLPTAGEPLAVLDNAYRHTAAVRWPGELTVLVLDDADRPEVRRLAESYGFQYRARPDRGRFKKAGNLNHGLAEGSGEIIAVLDADFCPRPDFLHHLVPYLDNPGVGIVQSPQCFDTDADMSWLERAAGATQEIFYRWIQPSRDAQDGTVCCGTNALYRRAALQRIGGFAEIDHSEDLYTGLALARAGWATRYVPALVAKGMSPTGLPAFISQQYRWCLGSLALVRDPGFRRGPLSKSARLCFWNGILGYVTSAVNVFAVPLPALIMLFFRPAEIAPWQVLPFLPPIWVALVLLPAMSRTRWRFEVTRVQLLGGLCHIVAIAHALRRRSADWVPTGAVSGGSSLARAVARIGVGWLGFVVLAGAAGLVRAALLHGWRPYWALAALLALTAYTMIPLIRALWPLLNGANGGKSANGGKGADGGKGVAVGEIAAPARGRSNLGFGRAEAVAVTAVLLLCGLLASGWADPLIF, encoded by the coding sequence ATGCCCGCACTCCATGGCACCGCCATGCCCGCGCCCGACGCCGGTCCGCGCCCGACGCCCCCGGACCCCGACCTCCGACTGCCCCGCCCGCCCGACGACGAGGAGCTCTACTGGTACTTCGGCCCGCAGCGCCGCTGGGTGCTGCTCTGCGCCACCCTCTCCTACGCGGGAGCCACCGCCACCCTCGGCCTGTTCGCCCTCAGCAAGCCACTGCTCTGGCCCTTCCTCCTGCTCACCGTCCTCAACGCGGCCACCTGGCTGCTCTCGCTCACCGACGGCCAACGCGCCCGCCGCTACACCCGCGACTCGCACGACCTGCTGATGCGCGCCTGGCAGCCCGCCCACCACCCCGGCGTGGACCTCCTGCTGCCCACCGCCGGCGAACCGCTGGCCGTCCTGGACAACGCCTACCGCCACACCGCCGCCGTCCGCTGGCCCGGCGAACTCACCGTCCTCGTCCTCGACGACGCCGACCGCCCCGAGGTCCGCCGACTCGCCGAGTCCTACGGCTTCCAGTACCGCGCCCGCCCCGACCGCGGCCGCTTCAAGAAGGCCGGCAACCTCAACCACGGGCTGGCCGAGGGCAGCGGTGAGATCATCGCCGTCCTCGACGCCGACTTCTGCCCCCGCCCCGACTTCCTGCACCACCTGGTGCCCTACCTCGACAACCCCGGGGTCGGCATCGTCCAGAGCCCGCAGTGCTTCGACACCGACGCCGACATGTCCTGGCTCGAACGCGCCGCCGGAGCCACCCAGGAGATCTTCTACCGCTGGATCCAGCCCTCCCGGGACGCCCAGGACGGCACCGTCTGCTGCGGCACCAACGCCCTCTACCGGCGCGCCGCCCTGCAGCGGATCGGCGGCTTCGCCGAGATCGACCACAGCGAGGACCTCTACACCGGCCTCGCCCTCGCCCGCGCCGGCTGGGCCACCCGCTACGTGCCCGCGCTGGTCGCCAAGGGCATGTCGCCCACCGGCCTGCCCGCCTTCATCAGCCAGCAGTACCGCTGGTGCCTCGGCTCCCTCGCCCTCGTCCGCGACCCCGGCTTCCGGCGCGGTCCGCTGTCGAAGTCCGCCCGGCTCTGCTTCTGGAACGGCATCCTCGGCTACGTCACCAGTGCCGTGAACGTCTTCGCCGTACCGCTGCCCGCCCTGATCATGCTGTTCTTCCGGCCCGCCGAGATCGCCCCCTGGCAGGTGCTCCCCTTCCTGCCGCCGATCTGGGTCGCCCTGGTGCTGCTGCCCGCGATGTCCCGCACCCGCTGGCGCTTCGAGGTCACCCGGGTCCAACTCCTGGGCGGGCTCTGCCACATCGTCGCCATCGCGCACGCACTGCGCCGCCGCTCCGCCGACTGGGTGCCCACCGGCGCCGTGTCGGGCGGCAGTTCACTCGCCCGTGCCGTCGCCCGGATCGGGGTCGGCTGGCTCGGATTCGTCGTCCTCGCGGGCGCCGCCGGACTCGTCCGGGCCGCACTGCTGCACGGTTGGCGGCCGTACTGGGCGCTCGCCGCACTGCTGGCGCTCACCGCGTACACCATGATCCCGCTGATCAGGGCCCTGTGGCCGCTCCTGAACGGTGCGAACGGCGGCAAGAGTGCGAACGGTGGCAAGGGGGCCGACGGCGGCAAGGGCGTCGCTGTCGGAGAGATCGCCGCGCCCGCCCGGGGCCGCTCGAACCTCGGGTTCGGACGGGCCGAAGCCGTCGCCGTCACCGCCGTGCTGCTGCTCTGCGGGCTGCTGGCGTCGGGCTGGGCCGATCCGCTGATCTTCTGA